In the genome of Triticum urartu cultivar G1812 chromosome 5, Tu2.1, whole genome shotgun sequence, one region contains:
- the LOC125555449 gene encoding probable transcription factor At1g44810: MAKSAAPPPPSSPQTSSHLYLLTQSQHQDTDPEVEQPRPDDDVDDADDEPAKKRARARREWAASDEVTILEALIAHRRQHSELPERSDNDFFQALAERLEDTRRQPLQIKDKVKSLERRYFSATGHRRASSSSHDKRLNQLSAEIWGDLPLDDDGSAHVGNNGGGDRRAKMCKMFPLVAQKVNDLAQVQPAVKRLFPSLADAPLRLLENRLEKIRWSEMNIDVRLERMLLRASKRASTTRASKKDSKKKKK, from the coding sequence ATGGCCAAGTCCGCTGCCCCTCCGCCGCCGTCCTCTCCCCAGACCTCCAGCCACCTCTATCTTCTCACCCAGAGCCAGCACCAGGACACCGACCCTGAGGTGGAGCAGCCGCGGCCAGACGATGACGTCGATGATGCTGACGACGAGCCAGCCAAGAAAAGGGCGCGAGCGCGTCGCGAGTGGGCGGCCAGCGACGAGGTCACCATCCTGGAGGCGCTCATCGCGCACCGCCGCCAGCACAGTGAGCTGCCGGAGAGGTCCGACAACGACTTCTTCCAAGCACTGGCCGAGCGTCTCGAGGACACGAGGCGGCAGCCTCTGCAGATCAAAGACAAGGTCAAGAGTCTCGAGCGCCGCTACTTCTCTGCCACCGGCCACCGCCGTGCCTCCAGCTCGAGCCACGACAAGCGGCTCAACCAGCTCTCGGCTGAGATCTGGGGCGATTTGCCGCTCGACGACGACGGTAGTGCTCACGTCGGTAATAATGGTGGTGGTGATCGCCGGGCCAAGATGTGCAAGATGTTCCCACTCGTAGCGCAGAAGGTGAATGATCTCGCCCAAGTGCAGCCTGCGGTCAAAAGGCTCTTTCCTTCGCTTGCCGATGCTCCACTTCGCTTGTTGGAGAATCGTCTCGAGAAAATAAGATGGTCTGAAATGAATATCGATGTTAGGCTTGAGCGGATGCTGCTCAGGGCTTCAAAGAGGGCTTCAACAACAAGGGCTTCAAAAAAggattcaaagaagaagaagaaatag